The following DNA comes from Microvirgula aerodenitrificans DSM 15089.
TACCGCGCGTTCGGTTCGCTGGAACAGCAACTGGCCAGCGGCTGGAAAGCCAAATTCAGCGCCGAGTACCAGAGTACCGACTCGCGCTTGCGCTACGCCGGCTCGTACGGTGCCATCGATCCGCAGACCGGCGACGGGGGCAGCCTGATGGGGGCCGCCTACAAGTTCAAGAGCATCCAGCGCAGCTTCGATGCCCACGTGACCGGTCCGGTGCAACTGTTCGGCCTCAAGCATGAACTGCTTGGCGGCGTTTCCTACGCCCGGAGCGAGACCCGGCAGGAAACCGCCCAGTTCCTGAACTGGGCGAACACGCCGGTCAACGTCTACCGCTGGGACCCGCACAGCGTGCCGAGTCCGCAGATCGGCGCCTACCGCTCGCCGGGCGACACCACGACCACCCAGAAGGGCCTGTACGGTCTGGCCCGGATCAAGCTGGCCGAACCGCTGACCGCCGTGCTGGGCGGCCGCGAAAGCTGGTGGACCCAGGACACGCCGACCGCGCACTTCAAGCCCGGCAGCAAATTCACGCCTTACGGCGGGCTGATCTGGGACTTTGCCGACAAGTGGTCGTGGTATGCGAGTTATGCCGAGGTTTACCAGCCGCAGGACCGTCGTACCTGGAGCGGCGATCCGCTCAGCCCGGTGGAAGGCAAGACCTACGAGACCGGGATCAAGAGCGAGCTCGCGGATGGCCGCCTGAACCTGTCGCTGGCGGCATTCCGCATCGATCTGGAGAACAACCCGCAGGAAGACCCCGACCACCCCGGCACCCCGAACAACGCCTATTACATCAGCGGTGGCAAGGTGCGCAGCCAGGGCTTCGAACTGGAGGGGACCGGCCACCTGACGCCGCACTGGAGCCTGTCGGCGGGCTACACCTATACCGACACCGAGTATCTCAAGGACAGCAAGGTGTCCTCGGGCACCCGTTATTCGACCTTTACCCCGCAGCACATGCTGCGTCTGTGGAGCAACTATGACCTGCCGTGGCAGGGCCGTCGCTGGAGCATCGGCGGCGGGGTGCAGGCGCAGAGCGACTACAGCGTGGACTACCGCAACGTGACCCTGCGCCAGGGCGGTTACGCGCTGGCCAACCTGCGGGTCGGCTACCGGATCGATCCGCACTGGACGGCGGCGCTGAACATCAACAACCTGTTCGACCGCACCTACTACCAGAGCCTGTCCAACCCCAACTGGAACAACCGCTACGGCGAGCCGCGCAGCTTCAACCTCACCTTGCGGGGGACATTCTGATGCCCATGCCGGTTGCCGGCTGGGGAGGGCGGATTGCGTTCGCCCTGGCTGGCAGTCTGTCGGCCGCCGCGGCGAGTGGCTATCTGCTGGCGCGCAGCCTGCCACTGCCCGATCCGCTGGAACGGCTCTATGCCGCGCTGTTCAGCGCGCTGGCGCTGGGCCTGTTGCTGCTGTGCGGCGGATTGCTGATCCGTGACCTGCGCGTCCTCGCCGGCGGCCTGGCGGCCTGCCTGCTTATGCTGGCGCTGGCTGTGGCGGGGCACTGAGATGGCCATGCCCGCACGCGCTGTCCTGCATGCCCTGCACGGCGGCGCCGGCGCACTGTCTGGCGTGCTGCTGTTCGTGGTGCTGTTCAGCGGCGCCTGGAGCCTCGGCCACGATGACCTGCGCGACTGGTTGCGGCCACCGGTGGCTACCAGGGCTGGCGCCCTGCCGGTAGAGCGCCTGCTGGCGCGTGCCGCGGAAGAGGGAAGCGATACTGCTTCTGCGAGCGTGCTGCTGCCGGGGCCGGGCCGCGATGTCTTCAGTGTCTGCGATGTGCGCCAGCCTTGCCGGCTGCATCTCGACCCGGCCAGCGGCCGGGTGCTGGCCGGGGTCCCGGCGCTGGATATCCTGCTGAACCTGCACAAGCACTTTTTTGCCGGTTTCCCCGGCCGGGTGCTGGTCAGCCTGTTCGGCATTGTGCTGTTTCTCCTGTGCCTGACCGGCCTGCTTCTGCACAGCCGTCGCTGGCGCGATCTGTTCCGCCTGCGCCGCGACCGCAGCCTGCGCGTGGCGCTGTTCGACCTCCACGGACTGATCGGGCTCTGGGGACTGCCCTGGCTGCTGTTGTTCAGCCTGACCGGGGCGCTCAGCGGGCTCGGGGCACTCGGCACCCTGCTGCTGGCGCCGGTGGTGTATCCGGCGCAGCCGCAGCGGGTGTTCGCCGAACTGATGGGGGCGCCACCGCCTGCGGCGTCGGGCCAGCCGCTGGCGACGCGGGTCGACCTCGACCGTCTGCTGGCCCGGGACGCGGCACGCGTGCCGGGCTTCATCGCCCAGCGTCTGACGCTCGTGCATGCCGGCGATCGCCAGGGCAGCGTGGAGATCGCCGGGGTCAGCCGTGGCGTACCCAGCACGGCGAATTTCGAGCGGCACCTGTACCGGCTTGCCGACGGTGCCTGGCTGGGCGACCGCAGCGCCACCGACCGCGGGTTCTGGCTGCGCGCCTTCATTGCCGTGCAGCCGCTGCACTTTGCGCAATACCAGTGGCTGGGCCCGGGCTGGTCGTCCGTGCTGCGCGGCCTGCAACTGGCGATGGGGCTGGGGGCCTGCCTGCTGTGCGCCAGCGGTCTGTACCTGTGGCTGCAGCGGCGCGCCCGCACGGCGGATCGTCGCGTGCCGCTGCTTTGGCGGCTGGGTCAGGGGGTTTGCGGTGGTCTGGTGCTCGCGGCAGCCGCGCTGCTGCTGGCGCTGCAGGTCGCACCGCCAGCCGTGCGTGCGGGGGCATGGCCGGGCCTGTTGTTTGCCGGGCTGTGGATCACCGCCGGCCTGGTGGCGCTGGCCGGGCCGCGTGACTGGCCGCTGGCCCGCGTGCTGTCGGGGCTGGCCGGCTTTGCCTGTCTCGCTGCGGCTGGCGCACACCTGATTTCCTGCTTTGCCCGTGGTCACTGGCCTGCCGCGCCCGTTGACCTGTGGCTGCTGTTATGCGGCGTGCTGCTCTGCCGGCACGCCTGGATGCTGACGCCTGCGTCCGCCCACCCCCGTCTTACCGGAGACCTTCATGCTTGAGTTGTACCGTCACCGCCGCCTGGTCATGACCCTGGCGCTGCTCTACCTGTCCCAGGGCATTCCCATCGGCCTTGCCATGGATGCACTGCCCACCCTGCTGCGCCGCGACGGCGCACCGTTGCAGGCACTGGCCTTCCTGCCGCTGGTGGGATTGCCCTGGGTGGTCAAATTCCTCTGGGCCCCCTGGGTCGACAACCACTGGTCGCGCCGGCTGGGCCGGCGGCGCAGCTGGATCCTGCCGATGCAGTGCGTGGTTCTGGCCTGCCTGCTGGGGCTCGCCCTGACCGGCCTTGGCGTGGAAACCGCCGGCTGGGCTGTCGGTCTGCTGGCGCTGGCCTCACTGGCCAGTGCGACCCAGGATATCGCTACCGATGGCATGGCGGCCGAGCACTTCAGCGGCAGGCTGCTGGCCAAGGTCAATGCGGTGCAGATCGCGGGGGTCATGATCGGCTTCTTCGGCGGCGGCGCCGGCAGCCTGATGCTCACCGGCCTCTTCGGCCAGCGCACGGCATTTCTGGCGATCGCCTGCGTGCCGCTGCTGAGCCTGTGCCTGGCCTGCGCACTGGGCCGCGGCGATCCCCGCGAGCAGCCGCCTGTGCCGCCCAGCCGGGCCAGCCTGCTGCGCTTCCTGCGCCGCCCGATGGCACCTGCGCTGCTGCTGCTGGCGCTGCTCTCGGCCATGACTGCGGTGTCCGGCTTTGGCCTGTCCAAGCTGTACCTGAACGATGCCGGCTGGGCGCTGGAGGATATCGGCCGACTCGGCATGAGCGGCGGTCTGGTCACGGTATTTCTCGGTTGCGGCGGTGGCGCCTGGCTGGTGAAGCGGGTCGGTCTCTGGCATGGCTTCGCCCTCGGTGTGGTGCTCGCCGGCTGCTCGGCGCTGCTCTGGTACCTGCAGGCCGGTCACTGGCTGCCACTGGGCGCGGGGCTGGCCTGGACATGCGTGCTTGTCGGCTCGCTGGCCACCGGCATTACCTCGGTGGCGATGCTGACCGCGGCGATGCGTTTTGCCGGTCAGGGCGATCAGGCCGGTACCGACGTCACCGCGGTACAAAGCACCCGCGACCTGGGGGAAATGCTGGCGTCCTCCTTTCTGGTCACGCTTACCGCTCAGATCGGCTATGCCGGTGGTTTTCTCTGCGGTGCCGCCCTGGCGCTGGTCGCACTGGTGACCGCCCTGCACCTGCACGGGCGCGAGGCGCGGGGAGGGGGCGCGGCGGGACTGGCGGATACGGGCGCCGGGCGTGCCTGAGTGCGATATCCATGTCTGGCTGCTTCACCTCGACCAGGCATGGGCCTCCCCGGATCAGCTGAGTCCGGACGAGCAGGCACGGGCGCGCCGCTACCAATGCCGGCATGCGCGCCACAGCTTCGTGCAGACCCGCGCCGCCCTGCGCCAGGTGCTGGGCCACTGCCTTGGCCTGCCACCGCTGGCCATCGGCCTGGAGGAAGGCCATCACGGCAAGCCCCGTCTGGCCGCTTCTCTCCCTCGTCTGGAGTTCAATGTCAGCCACAGTGGCCAACTGGCGCTGATCGCGCTGGGCAGGACGCCGCTGGGTGTCGATCTGGAGCATCTGGATCGCCCGCTGGACTGGCGCGAACTGGCGCCGGCCTGCTGCCATCCGGACGAGTTGCCGGTATTGCGCCGGATGCCGGACCCCGACGGTCACCGCCAGTTCCTGCGCCTGTGGACGCTCAGGGAAGCCTATGTGAAGGGCACGGGTGAAGGTCTGAGCCAGTCACCCGCAGACATCCGCCTCGAATACGGTGACGCCGCATGGCGCGTCGCCGGGGATGCCGGCTGGCATCTGCATGCCCTGACGCTGCCCGGCGGCTATGTGGGCAGTCTCGCCGCTACCATGAAAAACCCGGTCGTCAGGCTGAAAGCGCTGACTGCGACGCCATGGTGACGCGGTACCACGGGCGCTGATGCGCGTTTATTGCCTTGCTGGTCACGACAATCGGCGCAGCCGGATACATATGGCGTCCTATCGCTCCGGGAAGCAATCGGGGTGGTCTGGAATTTGTCGGCGCCTTTCGTTTCGGTCGCGCTGAATCAGCGGGCGTTTCCGTATTTGCACGATGGCAGAATGAATATTGAAACCTGATGGGTACGGATGAGGCCCCGGGATAATAATCATTCCCGACCTGCCGCCATTGCTGATTGATAACCGGATACCAGAACGGGGAAGATTTGCTATTGCGCGGCGCAGCCTGTCGTTTCATTATCCCGAATGAGCCAGCACGGCCTGTATCGCCGATGTGCTTGAACTGACGGACATCGGGAAGACCAGTGATGATTCCAGAAATCTGGCCCGCTGCCTGCCGCTCACGGGAAAGCCGGTCAGCCTGTTTTCTGTACTGTCGTTTACCTGTTTATTCAGGGAATGACTTGAATTTATTCGAAAATTACTGGAAATACAGATGTTTGCGAGCATGAGCCTCAAAAAGAGAATGATCGGGATCGGGCTGGTCGCCCTGGCTGGATTACTGGTGCTGGGCGTGTGGTCCGCTCTTCATGAGCGCTCCAAAACCTATGATGAGCGGATGGTCATGCTCAAGTCATTAGTTGAATCGGCTCGTAGCCAGGTTGGGTATTACCAGGGACTGGAAAAGAAAGGGAAGCTTTCAGCTCAGCAGGCCAGGGATCAGGCTCGCGAAGCTTTGCGTGCCACCAAATTCCAGGGTGACAATTATTTCTTCATTTACACCTACGATGGCATCACGGTATTGCTTCCGCCTTCTCCGGAAAAAGAAGGTCAGTCAAGAATTGACGTAAAAGATGCCAAGGGTGTGCCTCTGATTCGCAATATTGTTGCGGCAGGGCGTGCAGGTGGAGATTTTACCGCCTACGACTATCCGCGCGCCGGTCAGACCGAAGCGTCGCCGAAAATGGCCTATGCCACCAATATCGATGGATGGAACTGGGTTATCGGTGCCGGCTTGTATGTTGACGATATCGATGCCGCATTTCGCCACAGCCTGCTCATGTTTGGCGTGGTGATCCTTGTTCTTGCCGTGGCGGTATTCGGGGTCATCCTGTTCATTTCGCAATCCGTCCTTCGCCAGCTGGGGGGCGAGCCGGTACACGCCATGCAGGTAATGAAGCAGGTGGCGGGCGGGGACCTCACTGTCGAATTGAAGACCGCCCGCAATGACAGTCTGCTGGCCGAACTCAATGGCCTGATTCAGGCATTGCGCAGCCTGATTGCCGAGATCCACTCCGGTGCCGAGCATATCTCCACGGCCTCCCGGCATATTCGCGCATCCAGCAGCACCGTTGCCGAGGCGGCCACCAGCCAGGTAGCCTCCACCCAGGGCATGGCTGCGGCCATGGAAGAACTGACCGTCAGCATTTCCCACATTTCGGACAATGCTTCCGAGACCGAGCAGTTCGCCAATACCACGGTCAACGCGGCGGCACTGGGTGAAAAGCAGGTCAATGCGGCGGTCGCCAGCATGGGGATGCTCAGTGCGGCGATTCACGAAGCGGTAGAGCGCATCAATGGTCTCGACCATCGCGCCCGGGAGGTCGGCTCCATTGCTGCCACCATCAAGGACATTGCCGATCAGACCAATCTGCTGGCCCTGAATGCGGCGATCGAAGCCGCACGAGCGGGCGAGACCGGCCGTGGCTTCGCCGTTGTCGCGGACGAAGTGCGCAAGCTGGCCGAACGCACGTCGTCAGCCACGAGCGAGATCGAGCGCACCCTGTCTGCCATCCAGACCGAAACGGAAGGCGCCGTCGGCGCCATGCATCATGCGGCGACCCAGGCCGATCACAGCGTTGGTGAGGTGAGTCAGTCCGCCGAT
Coding sequences within:
- a CDS encoding methyl-accepting chemotaxis protein: MSLKKRMIGIGLVALAGLLVLGVWSALHERSKTYDERMVMLKSLVESARSQVGYYQGLEKKGKLSAQQARDQAREALRATKFQGDNYFFIYTYDGITVLLPPSPEKEGQSRIDVKDAKGVPLIRNIVAAGRAGGDFTAYDYPRAGQTEASPKMAYATNIDGWNWVIGAGLYVDDIDAAFRHSLLMFGVVILVLAVAVFGVILFISQSVLRQLGGEPVHAMQVMKQVAGGDLTVELKTARNDSLLAELNGLIQALRSLIAEIHSGAEHISTASRHIRASSSTVAEAATSQVASTQGMAAAMEELTVSISHISDNASETEQFANTTVNAAALGEKQVNAAVASMGMLSAAIHEAVERINGLDHRAREVGSIAATIKDIADQTNLLALNAAIEAARAGETGRGFAVVADEVRKLAERTSSATSEIERTLSAIQTETEGAVGAMHHAATQADHSVGEVSQSADVLKKIADGAAQASQLVADVASAAREQRSASNSLAQQVENIAQAAEETSGSMTATATSASELEQVATTLHRAVRRFQC
- a CDS encoding 4'-phosphopantetheinyl transferase family protein produces the protein MPECDIHVWLLHLDQAWASPDQLSPDEQARARRYQCRHARHSFVQTRAALRQVLGHCLGLPPLAIGLEEGHHGKPRLAASLPRLEFNVSHSGQLALIALGRTPLGVDLEHLDRPLDWRELAPACCHPDELPVLRRMPDPDGHRQFLRLWTLREAYVKGTGEGLSQSPADIRLEYGDAAWRVAGDAGWHLHALTLPGGYVGSLAATMKNPVVRLKALTATPW
- a CDS encoding RhtX/FptX family siderophore transporter — its product is MLELYRHRRLVMTLALLYLSQGIPIGLAMDALPTLLRRDGAPLQALAFLPLVGLPWVVKFLWAPWVDNHWSRRLGRRRSWILPMQCVVLACLLGLALTGLGVETAGWAVGLLALASLASATQDIATDGMAAEHFSGRLLAKVNAVQIAGVMIGFFGGGAGSLMLTGLFGQRTAFLAIACVPLLSLCLACALGRGDPREQPPVPPSRASLLRFLRRPMAPALLLLALLSAMTAVSGFGLSKLYLNDAGWALEDIGRLGMSGGLVTVFLGCGGGAWLVKRVGLWHGFALGVVLAGCSALLWYLQAGHWLPLGAGLAWTCVLVGSLATGITSVAMLTAAMRFAGQGDQAGTDVTAVQSTRDLGEMLASSFLVTLTAQIGYAGGFLCGAALALVALVTALHLHGREARGGGAAGLADTGAGRA
- a CDS encoding PepSY-associated TM helix domain-containing protein; the protein is MPARAVLHALHGGAGALSGVLLFVVLFSGAWSLGHDDLRDWLRPPVATRAGALPVERLLARAAEEGSDTASASVLLPGPGRDVFSVCDVRQPCRLHLDPASGRVLAGVPALDILLNLHKHFFAGFPGRVLVSLFGIVLFLLCLTGLLLHSRRWRDLFRLRRDRSLRVALFDLHGLIGLWGLPWLLLFSLTGALSGLGALGTLLLAPVVYPAQPQRVFAELMGAPPPAASGQPLATRVDLDRLLARDAARVPGFIAQRLTLVHAGDRQGSVEIAGVSRGVPSTANFERHLYRLADGAWLGDRSATDRGFWLRAFIAVQPLHFAQYQWLGPGWSSVLRGLQLAMGLGACLLCASGLYLWLQRRARTADRRVPLLWRLGQGVCGGLVLAAAALLLALQVAPPAVRAGAWPGLLFAGLWITAGLVALAGPRDWPLARVLSGLAGFACLAAAGAHLISCFARGHWPAAPVDLWLLLCGVLLCRHAWMLTPASAHPRLTGDLHA
- a CDS encoding TonB-dependent siderophore receptor, with the translated sequence METKRSRWPGTIARCRPTPLHMGLLLAFSPLAVMADARQNGETDVPELPAVVISTEGASPARAAGTSSLAKMPLKPREIPQSASVVSRERIEQQNLYSLDEVMQQATGVTVQPFQLLTTAYYVRGFKVDSFELDGVPALLGNTASPPQDMAVYERVEILRGSNGLLHGTGNPAATVNMVRKRPQHEFAASTTLSAGSWNRYRTEVDVGGPLTESGNVRGRAVAAYENRDFFYDVSDQSTFLLYGVTELDLTPDTLLTVGAQYQHINAVTNMAGVPMARDGSSLGLSRDTYLDVDWDRFEWDVYRAFGSLEQQLASGWKAKFSAEYQSTDSRLRYAGSYGAIDPQTGDGGSLMGAAYKFKSIQRSFDAHVTGPVQLFGLKHELLGGVSYARSETRQETAQFLNWANTPVNVYRWDPHSVPSPQIGAYRSPGDTTTTQKGLYGLARIKLAEPLTAVLGGRESWWTQDTPTAHFKPGSKFTPYGGLIWDFADKWSWYASYAEVYQPQDRRTWSGDPLSPVEGKTYETGIKSELADGRLNLSLAAFRIDLENNPQEDPDHPGTPNNAYYISGGKVRSQGFELEGTGHLTPHWSLSAGYTYTDTEYLKDSKVSSGTRYSTFTPQHMLRLWSNYDLPWQGRRWSIGGGVQAQSDYSVDYRNVTLRQGGYALANLRVGYRIDPHWTAALNINNLFDRTYYQSLSNPNWNNRYGEPRSFNLTLRGTF